In Hermetia illucens chromosome 5, iHerIll2.2.curated.20191125, whole genome shotgun sequence, a single window of DNA contains:
- the LOC119658388 gene encoding troponin I isoform X9 yields the protein MADDEKKRLEEAKKAKQAEIERKRAEVRKRMEEASKAKKAKKGFMTPERKKKLRLLLRKKAAEELKKEQERKAAERRRIIEERCGSPKDIGSASEDELREICEEYYERMYTCESQKWDLEYEVRKRDWEINDLNAQVNDLRGKFVKPTLKKVSKYENKFAKLQKKAAEFNFRNQLKVVKKKEFTLEEEEKEKKPDWSKGKPGDAKVKEEVEAEA from the exons AAAAAGCGTCTCGAGGAG GCAAAGAAGGCTAAACAAGCCGAAATCGAACGCAAGCGTGCTGAGGTGCGCAAGCGTATGGAGGAAGCCTCCAAGGCTAAGAAGGCCAAGAAAGGTTTCATGACCcccgaaagaaagaagaaactcaGG TTGTTGCTGCGTAAGAAAGCCGCTGAAGAGTTGAAGAAAGAACAAGAGCGCAAAGCAGCTGAACGTAGACGCATCATTGAAGAACGATGCGGTAGCCCCAAGGATATTGGCAGTGCTAGTGAAG ACGAATTACGAGAAATTTGTGAAGAATATTACGAACGCATGTATACTTGTGAAAGTCAAAAATGGGATCTGGAATACGAAGTCAGGAAAAGAGATTGGGAG ATCAACGACCTCAACGCACAAGTCAACGATCTTCGCGGCAAATT CGTTAAGCCAACATTGAAGAAGGTATCCAAGTACGAAAACAAGTTCGCCAAGCTTCAAAAGAAGGCTGCCGAATTCAACTTCCGTAACCAATTGAAGGTTGTCAAAAAGAAGGAATTCACCctggaagaagaagagaaggag AAGAAACCCGACTGGTCCAAGGGCAAACCCGGTGATGCCAAGGTAAAGGAAGAAGTTGAAGCTGAAGCATAA
- the LOC119658388 gene encoding troponin I isoform X10, whose translation MADDEKKRLEEAKKAKQAEIERKRAEVRKRMEEASKAKKAKKGFMTPERKKKLRLLLRKKAAEELKKEQERKAAERRRIIEERCGSPKDIGSASEAELQTVCKQYWQRMYNLEGDKYDLERAYRIKQLEINDLNAQVNDLRGKFVKPTLKKVSKYENKFAKLQKKAAEFNFRNQLKVVKKKEFTLEEEEKEKKPDWSKGKPGDAKVKEEVEAEA comes from the exons AAAAAGCGTCTCGAGGAG GCAAAGAAGGCTAAACAAGCCGAAATCGAACGCAAGCGTGCTGAGGTGCGCAAGCGTATGGAGGAAGCCTCCAAGGCTAAGAAGGCCAAGAAAGGTTTCATGACCcccgaaagaaagaagaaactcaGG TTGTTGCTGCGTAAGAAAGCCGCTGAAGAGTTGAAGAAAGAACAAGAGCGCAAAGCAGCTGAACGTAGACGCATCATTGAAGAACGATGCGGTAGCCCCAAGGATATTGGCAGTGCTAGTGAAG CGGAACTACAAACAGTATGTAAACAGTATTGGCAAAGGATGTATAATTTGGAGGGTGACAAATATGATTTAGAGCGAGCTTACAGAATAAAACAACTCGAG ATCAACGACCTCAACGCACAAGTCAACGATCTTCGCGGCAAATT CGTTAAGCCAACATTGAAGAAGGTATCCAAGTACGAAAACAAGTTCGCCAAGCTTCAAAAGAAGGCTGCCGAATTCAACTTCCGTAACCAATTGAAGGTTGTCAAAAAGAAGGAATTCACCctggaagaagaagagaaggag AAGAAACCCGACTGGTCCAAGGGCAAACCCGGTGATGCCAAGGTAAAGGAAGAAGTTGAAGCTGAAGCATAA
- the LOC119658388 gene encoding troponin I isoform X13 — MADDEAKKAKQAEIERKRAEVRKRMEEASKAKKAKKGFMTPERKKKLRLLLRKKAAEELKKEQERKAAERRRIIEERCGSPKDIGSASEDELREICEEYYERMYTCESQKWDLEYEVRKRDWEINDLNAQVNDLRGKFVKPTLKKVSKYENKFAKLQKKAAEFNFRNQLKVVKKKEFTLEEEEKEKKPDWSKGKPGDAKVKEEVEAEA; from the exons GCAAAGAAGGCTAAACAAGCCGAAATCGAACGCAAGCGTGCTGAGGTGCGCAAGCGTATGGAGGAAGCCTCCAAGGCTAAGAAGGCCAAGAAAGGTTTCATGACCcccgaaagaaagaagaaactcaGG TTGTTGCTGCGTAAGAAAGCCGCTGAAGAGTTGAAGAAAGAACAAGAGCGCAAAGCAGCTGAACGTAGACGCATCATTGAAGAACGATGCGGTAGCCCCAAGGATATTGGCAGTGCTAGTGAAG ACGAATTACGAGAAATTTGTGAAGAATATTACGAACGCATGTATACTTGTGAAAGTCAAAAATGGGATCTGGAATACGAAGTCAGGAAAAGAGATTGGGAG ATCAACGACCTCAACGCACAAGTCAACGATCTTCGCGGCAAATT CGTTAAGCCAACATTGAAGAAGGTATCCAAGTACGAAAACAAGTTCGCCAAGCTTCAAAAGAAGGCTGCCGAATTCAACTTCCGTAACCAATTGAAGGTTGTCAAAAAGAAGGAATTCACCctggaagaagaagagaaggag AAGAAACCCGACTGGTCCAAGGGCAAACCCGGTGATGCCAAGGTAAAGGAAGAAGTTGAAGCTGAAGCATAA
- the LOC119658388 gene encoding troponin I isoform X14 → MADDEAKKAKQAEIERKRAEVRKRMEEASKAKKAKKGFMTPERKKKLRLLLRKKAAEELKKEQERKAAERRRIIEERCGSPKDIGSASEAELQTVCKQYWQRMYNLEGDKYDLERAYRIKQLEINDLNAQVNDLRGKFVKPTLKKVSKYENKFAKLQKKAAEFNFRNQLKVVKKKEFTLEEEEKEKKPDWSKGKPGDAKVKEEVEAEA, encoded by the exons GCAAAGAAGGCTAAACAAGCCGAAATCGAACGCAAGCGTGCTGAGGTGCGCAAGCGTATGGAGGAAGCCTCCAAGGCTAAGAAGGCCAAGAAAGGTTTCATGACCcccgaaagaaagaagaaactcaGG TTGTTGCTGCGTAAGAAAGCCGCTGAAGAGTTGAAGAAAGAACAAGAGCGCAAAGCAGCTGAACGTAGACGCATCATTGAAGAACGATGCGGTAGCCCCAAGGATATTGGCAGTGCTAGTGAAG CGGAACTACAAACAGTATGTAAACAGTATTGGCAAAGGATGTATAATTTGGAGGGTGACAAATATGATTTAGAGCGAGCTTACAGAATAAAACAACTCGAG ATCAACGACCTCAACGCACAAGTCAACGATCTTCGCGGCAAATT CGTTAAGCCAACATTGAAGAAGGTATCCAAGTACGAAAACAAGTTCGCCAAGCTTCAAAAGAAGGCTGCCGAATTCAACTTCCGTAACCAATTGAAGGTTGTCAAAAAGAAGGAATTCACCctggaagaagaagagaaggag AAGAAACCCGACTGGTCCAAGGGCAAACCCGGTGATGCCAAGGTAAAGGAAGAAGTTGAAGCTGAAGCATAA
- the LOC119658388 gene encoding troponin I isoform X15 has translation MADDEAKKAKQAEIERKRAEVRKRMEEASKAKKAKKGFMTPERKKKLRLLLRKKAAEELKKEQERKAAERRRIIEERCGSPKDIGSASEETLKSIAKQYHQRIAKLEDQKYDLEYEVARKGLEINDLNAQVNDLRGKFVKPTLKKVSKYENKFAKLQKKAAEFNFRNQLKVVKKKEFTLEEEEKEKKPDWSKGKPGDAKVKEEVEAEA, from the exons GCAAAGAAGGCTAAACAAGCCGAAATCGAACGCAAGCGTGCTGAGGTGCGCAAGCGTATGGAGGAAGCCTCCAAGGCTAAGAAGGCCAAGAAAGGTTTCATGACCcccgaaagaaagaagaaactcaGG TTGTTGCTGCGTAAGAAAGCCGCTGAAGAGTTGAAGAAAGAACAAGAGCGCAAAGCAGCTGAACGTAGACGCATCATTGAAGAACGATGCGGTAGCCCCAAGGATATTGGCAGTGCTAGTGAAG AAACTCTTAAATCGATCGCCAAACAATACCACCAAAGAATTGCCAAATTGGAAGATCAAAAATATGATCTTGAATATGAAGTAGCACGGAAAGGGTTAGAG ATCAACGACCTCAACGCACAAGTCAACGATCTTCGCGGCAAATT CGTTAAGCCAACATTGAAGAAGGTATCCAAGTACGAAAACAAGTTCGCCAAGCTTCAAAAGAAGGCTGCCGAATTCAACTTCCGTAACCAATTGAAGGTTGTCAAAAAGAAGGAATTCACCctggaagaagaagagaaggag AAGAAACCCGACTGGTCCAAGGGCAAACCCGGTGATGCCAAGGTAAAGGAAGAAGTTGAAGCTGAAGCATAA
- the LOC119658388 gene encoding troponin I isoform X12, whose translation MADDEAKKAKQAEIERKRAEVRKRMEEASKAKKAKKGFMTPERKKKLRLLLRKKAAEELKKEQERKAAERRRIIEERCGSPKDIGSASEDTIKKILRSYYERICKLEDNKYDLEYIVKRKEVEINDLNAQVNDLRGKFVKPTLKKVSKYENKFAKLQKKAAEFNFRNQLKVVKKKEFTLEEEEKEKKPDWSKGKPGDAKVKEEVEAEA comes from the exons GCAAAGAAGGCTAAACAAGCCGAAATCGAACGCAAGCGTGCTGAGGTGCGCAAGCGTATGGAGGAAGCCTCCAAGGCTAAGAAGGCCAAGAAAGGTTTCATGACCcccgaaagaaagaagaaactcaGG TTGTTGCTGCGTAAGAAAGCCGCTGAAGAGTTGAAGAAAGAACAAGAGCGCAAAGCAGCTGAACGTAGACGCATCATTGAAGAACGATGCGGTAGCCCCAAGGATATTGGCAGTGCTAGTGAAG ACACAATTAAGAAAATCCTCAGGTCATACTATGAAAGGATTTGCAAATTGGAGGACAACAAATATGACCTCGAATATATCGTTAAGAGGAAGGAAGTAGAG ATCAACGACCTCAACGCACAAGTCAACGATCTTCGCGGCAAATT CGTTAAGCCAACATTGAAGAAGGTATCCAAGTACGAAAACAAGTTCGCCAAGCTTCAAAAGAAGGCTGCCGAATTCAACTTCCGTAACCAATTGAAGGTTGTCAAAAAGAAGGAATTCACCctggaagaagaagagaaggag AAGAAACCCGACTGGTCCAAGGGCAAACCCGGTGATGCCAAGGTAAAGGAAGAAGTTGAAGCTGAAGCATAA
- the LOC119658388 gene encoding troponin I isoform X8 translates to MADDEKKRLEEAKKAKQAEIERKRAEVRKRMEEASKAKKAKKGFMTPERKKKLRLLLRKKAAEELKKEQERKAAERRRIIEERCGSPKDIGSASEDTIKKILRSYYERICKLEDNKYDLEYIVKRKEVEINDLNAQVNDLRGKFVKPTLKKVSKYENKFAKLQKKAAEFNFRNQLKVVKKKEFTLEEEEKEKKPDWSKGKPGDAKVKEEVEAEA, encoded by the exons AAAAAGCGTCTCGAGGAG GCAAAGAAGGCTAAACAAGCCGAAATCGAACGCAAGCGTGCTGAGGTGCGCAAGCGTATGGAGGAAGCCTCCAAGGCTAAGAAGGCCAAGAAAGGTTTCATGACCcccgaaagaaagaagaaactcaGG TTGTTGCTGCGTAAGAAAGCCGCTGAAGAGTTGAAGAAAGAACAAGAGCGCAAAGCAGCTGAACGTAGACGCATCATTGAAGAACGATGCGGTAGCCCCAAGGATATTGGCAGTGCTAGTGAAG ACACAATTAAGAAAATCCTCAGGTCATACTATGAAAGGATTTGCAAATTGGAGGACAACAAATATGACCTCGAATATATCGTTAAGAGGAAGGAAGTAGAG ATCAACGACCTCAACGCACAAGTCAACGATCTTCGCGGCAAATT CGTTAAGCCAACATTGAAGAAGGTATCCAAGTACGAAAACAAGTTCGCCAAGCTTCAAAAGAAGGCTGCCGAATTCAACTTCCGTAACCAATTGAAGGTTGTCAAAAAGAAGGAATTCACCctggaagaagaagagaaggag AAGAAACCCGACTGGTCCAAGGGCAAACCCGGTGATGCCAAGGTAAAGGAAGAAGTTGAAGCTGAAGCATAA
- the LOC119658388 gene encoding troponin I isoform X11, with protein MADDEKKRLEEAKKAKQAEIERKRAEVRKRMEEASKAKKAKKGFMTPERKKKLRLLLRKKAAEELKKEQERKAAERRRIIEERCGSPKDIGSASEDTIKKILRSYYERICKLEDNKYDLEYIVKRKEVEINDLNAQVNDLRGKFVKPTLKKVSKYENKFAKLQKKAAEFNFRNQLKVVKKKEFTLEEEEKEKKPDWSKGKPGDAKEAAPETPA; from the exons AAAAAGCGTCTCGAGGAG GCAAAGAAGGCTAAACAAGCCGAAATCGAACGCAAGCGTGCTGAGGTGCGCAAGCGTATGGAGGAAGCCTCCAAGGCTAAGAAGGCCAAGAAAGGTTTCATGACCcccgaaagaaagaagaaactcaGG TTGTTGCTGCGTAAGAAAGCCGCTGAAGAGTTGAAGAAAGAACAAGAGCGCAAAGCAGCTGAACGTAGACGCATCATTGAAGAACGATGCGGTAGCCCCAAGGATATTGGCAGTGCTAGTGAAG ACACAATTAAGAAAATCCTCAGGTCATACTATGAAAGGATTTGCAAATTGGAGGACAACAAATATGACCTCGAATATATCGTTAAGAGGAAGGAAGTAGAG ATCAACGACCTCAACGCACAAGTCAACGATCTTCGCGGCAAATT CGTTAAGCCAACATTGAAGAAGGTATCCAAGTACGAAAACAAGTTCGCCAAGCTTCAAAAGAAGGCTGCCGAATTCAACTTCCGTAACCAATTGAAGGTTGTCAAAAAGAAGGAATTCACCctggaagaagaagagaaggag AAGAAACCCGACTGGTCCAAGGGCAAACCCGGTGATGCCAAG
- the LOC119658388 gene encoding troponin I isoform X3, which yields MADDEKKRLEEAKKAKQAEIERKRAEVRKRMEEASKAKKAKKGFMTPERKKKLRLLLRKKAAEELKKEQERKAAERRRIIEERCGSPKDIGSASEAELQTVCKQYWQRMYNLEGDKYDLERAYRIKQLEINDLNAQVNDLRGKFVKPTLKKVSKYENKFAKLQKKAAEFNFRNQLKVVKKKEFTLEEEEKERKLKEIEKQKSDAKVEIKPSAVKAAAAAAAAAAAEAAKPK from the exons AAAAAGCGTCTCGAGGAG GCAAAGAAGGCTAAACAAGCCGAAATCGAACGCAAGCGTGCTGAGGTGCGCAAGCGTATGGAGGAAGCCTCCAAGGCTAAGAAGGCCAAGAAAGGTTTCATGACCcccgaaagaaagaagaaactcaGG TTGTTGCTGCGTAAGAAAGCCGCTGAAGAGTTGAAGAAAGAACAAGAGCGCAAAGCAGCTGAACGTAGACGCATCATTGAAGAACGATGCGGTAGCCCCAAGGATATTGGCAGTGCTAGTGAAG CGGAACTACAAACAGTATGTAAACAGTATTGGCAAAGGATGTATAATTTGGAGGGTGACAAATATGATTTAGAGCGAGCTTACAGAATAAAACAACTCGAG ATCAACGACCTCAACGCACAAGTCAACGATCTTCGCGGCAAATT CGTTAAGCCAACATTGAAGAAGGTATCCAAGTACGAAAACAAGTTCGCCAAGCTTCAAAAGAAGGCTGCCGAATTCAACTTCCGTAACCAATTGAAGGTTGTCAAAAAGAAGGAATTCACCctggaagaagaagagaaggag agaaaattaaaagaaatagaaaaacaaaaaagcgaCGCTAAAGTTGAAATAAAACCATCTGCCGTGAAAGCAGCAGCCGCAGCTGCCGCGGCGGCCGCAGCAGAAGCAGCAAAACCAAAAT AA
- the LOC119658388 gene encoding troponin I isoform X4, whose translation MADDEKKRLEEAKKAKQAEIERKRAEVRKRMEEASKAKKAKKGFMTPERKKKLRLLLRKKAAEELKKEQERKAAERRRIIEERCGSPKDIGSASEETLKSIAKQYHQRIAKLEDQKYDLEYEVARKGLEINDLNAQVNDLRGKFVKPTLKKVSKYENKFAKLQKKAAEFNFRNQLKVVKKKEFTLEEEEKERKLKEIEKQKSDAKVEIKPSAVKAAAAAAAAAAAEAAKPK comes from the exons AAAAAGCGTCTCGAGGAG GCAAAGAAGGCTAAACAAGCCGAAATCGAACGCAAGCGTGCTGAGGTGCGCAAGCGTATGGAGGAAGCCTCCAAGGCTAAGAAGGCCAAGAAAGGTTTCATGACCcccgaaagaaagaagaaactcaGG TTGTTGCTGCGTAAGAAAGCCGCTGAAGAGTTGAAGAAAGAACAAGAGCGCAAAGCAGCTGAACGTAGACGCATCATTGAAGAACGATGCGGTAGCCCCAAGGATATTGGCAGTGCTAGTGAAG AAACTCTTAAATCGATCGCCAAACAATACCACCAAAGAATTGCCAAATTGGAAGATCAAAAATATGATCTTGAATATGAAGTAGCACGGAAAGGGTTAGAG ATCAACGACCTCAACGCACAAGTCAACGATCTTCGCGGCAAATT CGTTAAGCCAACATTGAAGAAGGTATCCAAGTACGAAAACAAGTTCGCCAAGCTTCAAAAGAAGGCTGCCGAATTCAACTTCCGTAACCAATTGAAGGTTGTCAAAAAGAAGGAATTCACCctggaagaagaagagaaggag agaaaattaaaagaaatagaaaaacaaaaaagcgaCGCTAAAGTTGAAATAAAACCATCTGCCGTGAAAGCAGCAGCCGCAGCTGCCGCGGCGGCCGCAGCAGAAGCAGCAAAACCAAAAT AA
- the LOC119658388 gene encoding troponin I isoform X6 — MADDEAKKAKQAEIERKRAEVRKRMEEASKAKKAKKGFMTPERKKKLRLLLRKKAAEELKKEQERKAAERRRIIEERCGSPKDIGSASEDELREICEEYYERMYTCESQKWDLEYEVRKRDWEINDLNAQVNDLRGKFVKPTLKKVSKYENKFAKLQKKAAEFNFRNQLKVVKKKEFTLEEEEKERKLKEIEKQKSDAKVEIKPSAVKAAAAAAAAAAAEAAKPK; from the exons GCAAAGAAGGCTAAACAAGCCGAAATCGAACGCAAGCGTGCTGAGGTGCGCAAGCGTATGGAGGAAGCCTCCAAGGCTAAGAAGGCCAAGAAAGGTTTCATGACCcccgaaagaaagaagaaactcaGG TTGTTGCTGCGTAAGAAAGCCGCTGAAGAGTTGAAGAAAGAACAAGAGCGCAAAGCAGCTGAACGTAGACGCATCATTGAAGAACGATGCGGTAGCCCCAAGGATATTGGCAGTGCTAGTGAAG ACGAATTACGAGAAATTTGTGAAGAATATTACGAACGCATGTATACTTGTGAAAGTCAAAAATGGGATCTGGAATACGAAGTCAGGAAAAGAGATTGGGAG ATCAACGACCTCAACGCACAAGTCAACGATCTTCGCGGCAAATT CGTTAAGCCAACATTGAAGAAGGTATCCAAGTACGAAAACAAGTTCGCCAAGCTTCAAAAGAAGGCTGCCGAATTCAACTTCCGTAACCAATTGAAGGTTGTCAAAAAGAAGGAATTCACCctggaagaagaagagaaggag agaaaattaaaagaaatagaaaaacaaaaaagcgaCGCTAAAGTTGAAATAAAACCATCTGCCGTGAAAGCAGCAGCCGCAGCTGCCGCGGCGGCCGCAGCAGAAGCAGCAAAACCAAAAT AA
- the LOC119658388 gene encoding troponin I isoform X7, giving the protein MADDEAKKAKQAEIERKRAEVRKRMEEASKAKKAKKGFMTPERKKKLRLLLRKKAAEELKKEQERKAAERRRIIEERCGSPKDIGSASEAELQTVCKQYWQRMYNLEGDKYDLERAYRIKQLEINDLNAQVNDLRGKFVKPTLKKVSKYENKFAKLQKKAAEFNFRNQLKVVKKKEFTLEEEEKERKLKEIEKQKSDAKVEIKPSAVKAAAAAAAAAAAEAAKPK; this is encoded by the exons GCAAAGAAGGCTAAACAAGCCGAAATCGAACGCAAGCGTGCTGAGGTGCGCAAGCGTATGGAGGAAGCCTCCAAGGCTAAGAAGGCCAAGAAAGGTTTCATGACCcccgaaagaaagaagaaactcaGG TTGTTGCTGCGTAAGAAAGCCGCTGAAGAGTTGAAGAAAGAACAAGAGCGCAAAGCAGCTGAACGTAGACGCATCATTGAAGAACGATGCGGTAGCCCCAAGGATATTGGCAGTGCTAGTGAAG CGGAACTACAAACAGTATGTAAACAGTATTGGCAAAGGATGTATAATTTGGAGGGTGACAAATATGATTTAGAGCGAGCTTACAGAATAAAACAACTCGAG ATCAACGACCTCAACGCACAAGTCAACGATCTTCGCGGCAAATT CGTTAAGCCAACATTGAAGAAGGTATCCAAGTACGAAAACAAGTTCGCCAAGCTTCAAAAGAAGGCTGCCGAATTCAACTTCCGTAACCAATTGAAGGTTGTCAAAAAGAAGGAATTCACCctggaagaagaagagaaggag agaaaattaaaagaaatagaaaaacaaaaaagcgaCGCTAAAGTTGAAATAAAACCATCTGCCGTGAAAGCAGCAGCCGCAGCTGCCGCGGCGGCCGCAGCAGAAGCAGCAAAACCAAAAT AA
- the LOC119658388 gene encoding troponin I isoform X2 has product MADDEKKRLEEAKKAKQAEIERKRAEVRKRMEEASKAKKAKKGFMTPERKKKLRLLLRKKAAEELKKEQERKAAERRRIIEERCGSPKDIGSASEDELREICEEYYERMYTCESQKWDLEYEVRKRDWEINDLNAQVNDLRGKFVKPTLKKVSKYENKFAKLQKKAAEFNFRNQLKVVKKKEFTLEEEEKERKLKEIEKQKSDAKVEIKPSAVKAAAAAAAAAAAEAAKPK; this is encoded by the exons AAAAAGCGTCTCGAGGAG GCAAAGAAGGCTAAACAAGCCGAAATCGAACGCAAGCGTGCTGAGGTGCGCAAGCGTATGGAGGAAGCCTCCAAGGCTAAGAAGGCCAAGAAAGGTTTCATGACCcccgaaagaaagaagaaactcaGG TTGTTGCTGCGTAAGAAAGCCGCTGAAGAGTTGAAGAAAGAACAAGAGCGCAAAGCAGCTGAACGTAGACGCATCATTGAAGAACGATGCGGTAGCCCCAAGGATATTGGCAGTGCTAGTGAAG ACGAATTACGAGAAATTTGTGAAGAATATTACGAACGCATGTATACTTGTGAAAGTCAAAAATGGGATCTGGAATACGAAGTCAGGAAAAGAGATTGGGAG ATCAACGACCTCAACGCACAAGTCAACGATCTTCGCGGCAAATT CGTTAAGCCAACATTGAAGAAGGTATCCAAGTACGAAAACAAGTTCGCCAAGCTTCAAAAGAAGGCTGCCGAATTCAACTTCCGTAACCAATTGAAGGTTGTCAAAAAGAAGGAATTCACCctggaagaagaagagaaggag agaaaattaaaagaaatagaaaaacaaaaaagcgaCGCTAAAGTTGAAATAAAACCATCTGCCGTGAAAGCAGCAGCCGCAGCTGCCGCGGCGGCCGCAGCAGAAGCAGCAAAACCAAAAT AA
- the LOC119658388 gene encoding troponin I isoform X1 — MADDEKKRLEEAKKAKQAEIERKRAEVRKRMEEASKAKKAKKGFMTPERKKKLRLLLRKKAAEELKKEQERKAAERRRIIEERCGSPKDIGSASEDTIKKILRSYYERICKLEDNKYDLEYIVKRKEVEINDLNAQVNDLRGKFVKPTLKKVSKYENKFAKLQKKAAEFNFRNQLKVVKKKEFTLEEEEKERKLKEIEKQKSDAKVEIKPSAVKAAAAAAAAAAAEAAKPK, encoded by the exons AAAAAGCGTCTCGAGGAG GCAAAGAAGGCTAAACAAGCCGAAATCGAACGCAAGCGTGCTGAGGTGCGCAAGCGTATGGAGGAAGCCTCCAAGGCTAAGAAGGCCAAGAAAGGTTTCATGACCcccgaaagaaagaagaaactcaGG TTGTTGCTGCGTAAGAAAGCCGCTGAAGAGTTGAAGAAAGAACAAGAGCGCAAAGCAGCTGAACGTAGACGCATCATTGAAGAACGATGCGGTAGCCCCAAGGATATTGGCAGTGCTAGTGAAG ACACAATTAAGAAAATCCTCAGGTCATACTATGAAAGGATTTGCAAATTGGAGGACAACAAATATGACCTCGAATATATCGTTAAGAGGAAGGAAGTAGAG ATCAACGACCTCAACGCACAAGTCAACGATCTTCGCGGCAAATT CGTTAAGCCAACATTGAAGAAGGTATCCAAGTACGAAAACAAGTTCGCCAAGCTTCAAAAGAAGGCTGCCGAATTCAACTTCCGTAACCAATTGAAGGTTGTCAAAAAGAAGGAATTCACCctggaagaagaagagaaggag agaaaattaaaagaaatagaaaaacaaaaaagcgaCGCTAAAGTTGAAATAAAACCATCTGCCGTGAAAGCAGCAGCCGCAGCTGCCGCGGCGGCCGCAGCAGAAGCAGCAAAACCAAAAT AA
- the LOC119658388 gene encoding troponin I isoform X5 has translation MADDEAKKAKQAEIERKRAEVRKRMEEASKAKKAKKGFMTPERKKKLRLLLRKKAAEELKKEQERKAAERRRIIEERCGSPKDIGSASEDTIKKILRSYYERICKLEDNKYDLEYIVKRKEVEINDLNAQVNDLRGKFVKPTLKKVSKYENKFAKLQKKAAEFNFRNQLKVVKKKEFTLEEEEKERKLKEIEKQKSDAKVEIKPSAVKAAAAAAAAAAAEAAKPK, from the exons GCAAAGAAGGCTAAACAAGCCGAAATCGAACGCAAGCGTGCTGAGGTGCGCAAGCGTATGGAGGAAGCCTCCAAGGCTAAGAAGGCCAAGAAAGGTTTCATGACCcccgaaagaaagaagaaactcaGG TTGTTGCTGCGTAAGAAAGCCGCTGAAGAGTTGAAGAAAGAACAAGAGCGCAAAGCAGCTGAACGTAGACGCATCATTGAAGAACGATGCGGTAGCCCCAAGGATATTGGCAGTGCTAGTGAAG ACACAATTAAGAAAATCCTCAGGTCATACTATGAAAGGATTTGCAAATTGGAGGACAACAAATATGACCTCGAATATATCGTTAAGAGGAAGGAAGTAGAG ATCAACGACCTCAACGCACAAGTCAACGATCTTCGCGGCAAATT CGTTAAGCCAACATTGAAGAAGGTATCCAAGTACGAAAACAAGTTCGCCAAGCTTCAAAAGAAGGCTGCCGAATTCAACTTCCGTAACCAATTGAAGGTTGTCAAAAAGAAGGAATTCACCctggaagaagaagagaaggag agaaaattaaaagaaatagaaaaacaaaaaagcgaCGCTAAAGTTGAAATAAAACCATCTGCCGTGAAAGCAGCAGCCGCAGCTGCCGCGGCGGCCGCAGCAGAAGCAGCAAAACCAAAAT AA